Proteins encoded within one genomic window of Carassius carassius chromosome 22, fCarCar2.1, whole genome shotgun sequence:
- the si:ch73-352p4.8 gene encoding cystine/glutamate transporter produces MRVSKRESATDEGTDKTVKDDAVHLRRRIGLLQSISFIIGTVVGSGIFIAPKGVLMNSGSVGLSLLVWTLCGILSTFGALCYAELGTSFRKSGGHYTYLLETLGPLPAFLRLWTEFIFIRPAVASYVSLAFGQYVVEPLFMPCAAPTALVKLVSMLGVTFVVAMNCWSVSMAARTQVLLTFIKMFALILIIIPGIMALVNGKTENFQNAFDSDSLTLTKLPLAFYSGLYAYGGWFYLNFITEEVINPNRTIPFAIIFSMVTVTVCYVLVNVAYYTMMTANELLMSDAVAVTFASRALQGIAPAIPVLVALSCLGALNGGFFGSPRMLFVGAREGHFPAIFSMIHIRRQTPLPAVLFLYPMVIIMMARGEIFQLINFASFSRWLFIALATLGMIIHRYRFPDHPRPFKVPLAIAVVFTIVCFFIVGLSLYSDPWNTGGSCALTLSGVPVYYLTVKKSYIPERWKKAFNYISLHLQILLEVAQQEVQTY; encoded by the exons ATGAGGGTTTCTAAAAGAGAGTCGGCCACTGATGAAGGTACTGACAAAACCGTGAAAGACGATGCAGTTCATCTCAGGAGGAGGATAGGCCTGTTGCAATCAATTTCTTTCATCATTGGCACTGTGGTGGGCAGCGGCATCTTTATTGCTCCCAAAGGCGTGTTGATGAATTCGGGCAGTGTGGGATTGTCCCTGCTGGTCTGGACTCTGTGTGGCATCCTCTCCACTTTTG GTGCTTTATGCTATGCTGAGTTGGGAACAAGCTTTAGAAAATCAGGCGGTCATTACACCTACCTGTTGGAGACCCTGGGACCCCTGCCTGCCTTCCTGCGACTGTGGACTGAGTTCATATTCAtcag ACCTGCAGTGGCCTCGTACGTGTCTCTGGCTTTTGGTCAGTATGTAGTGGAGCCGTTATTCATGCCGTGTGCTGCTCCAACAGCTCTGGTCAAACTCGTCAGCATGTTGGGAGTCA CGTTTGTGGTGGCAATGAACTGCTGGAGTGTGTCAATGGCAGCACGTACGCAGGTCTTGCTGACCTTCATCAAGATGTTTGCTCTGATTCTGATCATCATCCCAGGCATCATGGCTCTGGTCAATG GGAAAACTGAAAATTTCCAGAATGCCTTTGACTCAGATTCTTTAACTCTGACCAAACTTCCTTTGGCCTTTTATTCAGGTCTTTACGCATATGGTGGATG gttttatttaaatttcataaCGGAAGAGGTAATTAACCCAAACAG AACCATCCCATTTGCTATCATTTTCTCCATGGTGACTGTTACCGTGTGTTACGTGCTGGTCAATGTGGCTTATTACACCATGATGACTGCAAATGAGTTACTGATGTCAGATGCCGTAGCAGTG ACATTTGCAAGTCGGGCTCTGCAGGGTATAGCTCCAGCAATACCAGTATTAGTTGCTCTTTCTTGCCTTGGAGCTCTTAATGGAGGATTTTTTGGTTCACCCAG GATGTTGTTCGTAGGAGCAAGAGAGGGTCACTTCCCGGCTATCTTCTCCATGATCCATATCCGCAGACAAACGCCACTGCCAGCTGTGCTATTTCTG TATCCTATGGTGATCATCATGATGGCAAGAGGAGAGATCTTTCAACTGATCAACTTTGCATCCTTCTCTCGTTGGCTCTTCATTGCCTTGGCCACCTTGGGAATGATCATTCACCGCTACAGATTTCCAGATCATCCCAGACCATTCAAG GTCCCTTTAGCAATTGCGGTGGTCTTTACCATAGTGTGTTTCTTCATCGTGGGCCTGTCCTTGTATTCAGACCCCTGGAATACAGGCGGCAGCTGTGCCCTCACATTATCAGGAGTACCTGTGTATTACCTGACAGTCAAGAAGTCATACATACCTGAACGCTGGAAAAAAGCCTTCA ATTATATAAGCCTACATCTGCAGATACTCCTGGAAGTGGCTCAGCAGGAAGTTCAGACCTACTGA
- the LOC132098325 gene encoding glial fibrillary acidic protein-like isoform X1, translated as MSADTTLLEHLWRRARNYSFTMSHSPERLSSYRRHFEGGLTSSSTLQVRVSSPSPTRGAARHRSASYTRSGTMGRRARSGSRKSRMTSSVSMGTLCLGMGLGVAGGALDLDTAAAENQAFLSTRTSERKEMVTLNDRLAVYIEKVRSLEQSNKLLEAEIEGIKSHHVKPSGLRLLYEDQLRELRRIADQMKVQRDLAVAAKDAMAGQLEMLKVKYEEALEARKKAELEIETFRPDVDAATSARIALEKRLENLEVELEFLQRIHKKEIEELMAQIYGSVAKVDVAFSLPDLASALKQIQAQYDSIAAQNLQEMDAWYKAKFQDLNKATSRHVDTVRSIRDELTAYKREIQNKQRELDALKNRNEALLLQIQEAQERHKKEEEGLQIRIETLKEELKSIKGKIGLLLREYQELLNIKMSLEIEITTYRKLIEGEDSRLSSMVSGLSLMSVSAGSVSSVSGAISGAVSSTASEKMLSSSTIVNHNQHESVEEFTHEQAVEMTERKTVLIRTVKTDEDMFERDTQERTITISGAAEEND; from the exons ATGAGCGCGGACACAACGCTTCTGGAGCATCTCTGGAGACGCGCGAGGAACTACAGCTTCACCATGAGTCACAGCCCAGAAAGATTGTCCTCTTACCGCCGTCACTTCGAGGGTGGCCTGACCTCCTCTTCCACGCTTCAGGTCCGGGTATCCAGCCCTTCGCCCACCCGTGGAGCTGCGCGTCACCGCTCCGCCAGCTACACCCGCAGCGGCACTATGGGGCGCAGGGCGCGCTCCGGATCCCGCAAATCACGCATGACCAG CAGCGTGAGTATGGGAACGCTGTGTCTGGGCATGGGTTTGGGGGTAGCTGGGGGTGCGCTGGATCTGGACACTGCAGCCGCTGAGAACCAGGCTTTCCTCAGCACACGCACCAGCGAGAGAAAGGAGATGGTCACCCTCAATGACCGTCTAGCTGTATATATTGAGAAG GTACGCTCTCTGGAGCAGAGCAACAAGCTGCTGGAGGCAGAAATTGAGGGCATTAAGAGCCACCATGTGAAGCCGTCTGGACTTCGACTGCTTTATGAGGACCAGCTGAGGGAGCTGAGGAGGATTGCTGACCAGATGAAAGTCCAGCGG GACTTGGCAGTAGCAGCAAAGGATGCCATGGCAGGTCAGCTGGAAATGCTGAAGGTGAAATACGAGGAGGCTTTGGAGGCCAGGAAAAAGGCAGAGCTTGAAATTGAAACCTTCAGACCG GATGTGGACGCAGCCACATCCGCCCGAATTGCCTTGGAAAAACGACTGGAAAACCTGGAAGTGGAGCTTGAGTTCCTGCAGAGGATTCACAAAAAG GAAATCGAGGAGTTGATGGCTCAGATTTATGGATCTGTGGCTAAAGTAGATGTGGCCTTCTCTTTGCCCGATCTGGCATCCGCCCTCAAACAGATCCAGGCTCAATATGACAGTATCGCTGCCCAAAACCTGCAG GAGATGGACGCTTGGTATAAAGCAAAGTTTCAAGATCTAAACAAAGCTACATCACGGCATGTGGACACAGTGAGGAGCATCAGGGACGAACTCACAGCTTACAAGAGAGAG ATTCAGAATAAACAGAGAGAACTGGATGCTCTTAAAAACAGGAATGAAGCACTGCTGCTCCAGATCCAGGAAGCACAGGAGAGACACAAGAAAGAGGAGGAGGGGCTACAG ATCCGTATCGAGACTTTAAAGGAGGAACTGAAGTCTATTAAAGGGAAGATTGGGCTGTTGCTGAGAGAATATCAGGAACTGCTCAACATTAAGATGTCGCTGGAGATTGAAATCACCACATACAG GAAGCTGATAGAGGGAGAAGACAGTCGCTTGTCCAGTATGGTGAGTGGACTGTCTCTCATGAGCGTGAGTGCAGGAAGCGTCAGCAGTGTTTCTGGGGCGATCAGTGGAGCGGTGAGCTCAACCGCCTCAGAGAAGATGCTCTCAAGCAGCACAATAGTCAACCACAACCAACACGAGTCTGTGGAGGAGTTCACTCACGAGCAGGCTGTGGAGATGACCGAGAGAAAGACCGTCCTCATTAG AACAGTTAAGACAGATGAGGACATGTTTGAAAGGGACACCCAAGAACGTACCATCACTATCTCTGGCGCCGCAGAAGAGAACGATTGA
- the LOC132098326 gene encoding phosphoacetylglucosamine mutase-like — protein MAQFEKVSQKSKVHPKPEGLMLQYGTAGFRTHATHLDHIMFRMGLLATLRSKKTKSTIGVMVTASHNPEEDNGVKLIDPMGEMVTAVWEGYATQLANAEQDSLLKELKDIIKKEDIDMSEPASVYVGKDTRPSSASLSQAVLDGVSSLGGKTHDYGLVTTPQLHYMVCCCNTNGCYGSPTIEGYYQKLSQAFLQLTQNALNRTDDQKRLLVDGANGIGALKMREMEPFLRSELQVVLSNDGSSGKLNHMCGADYVKVQQKAPQGMNMGVGERCCSFDGDADRIVYYYTDSKGCFHLLDGDKIATLISTYLKELLTQAELNLQIAVVQTAYANGSSTRYLEDVMKVTVCCTKTGVKHLHHAAQEYDIGVYFEANGHGTVLFSKAAQKQIQELVKDPNTIDERKRAVKLLESTINLINQTVGDAISDMLVIEAVLAIRGMSAQDWDAIYTDLPNRQLKVTVSDRRVIDTTDAERRAVSPEGLQDTIDTLVKKYKSARSFVRPSGTEDVVRVYAEADTQESADSLAHEVSLAVYRLAGGIGDEPKPLH, from the exons ATGGCTCAGTTTGAGAAAGTATCTCAAAAGTCCAAGGTGCATCCGAAGCCGGAGGGCCTGATGTTGCAGTATGGCACAGCTGGATTCCGCACTCATGCCACACATCTGGATCACATCATGTTCCGCATGGGGCTGCTGGCAACTTTGAGgtccaaaaaaactaaatcaacCATTGGAGTCATGGTGACCGCCTCTCATAACCCAGAG gAGGACAATGGGGTAAAGCTAATTGACCCCATGGGGGAGATGGTGACAGCGGTGTGGGAGGGATACGCCACACAGCTCGCTAACGCTGAGCAGGATTCTCTTCTCAAAGAGCTGAAGGACATTATCAAGAAAGAGGACATCGACATGAGTGAGCCTGCAAGCGTCTACGTCGGCAAAGACACCAG ACCAAGCAGTGCGAGTCTCTCTCAGGCTGTATTGGATGGAGTTTCCAGTTTGGGAGGCAAAACTCATG ACTATGGTCTGGTCACCACTCCCCAGCTGCATTATATGGTGTGCTGTTGCAACACGAATGGCTGCTACGGCAGTCCCACTATTGAGGGCTACTACCAAAAACTCTCACAGGCTTTCCTTCAGCTCACTCAGAAT GCCTTAAACCGCACCGACGATCAGAAGAGGCTATTGGTGGATGGAGCCAACGGCATCGGCGCATTGAAGATGAGAGAAATGGAGCCATTTCTTCGCTCCGAGCTGCAGGTGGTGCTTTCGAATGACGGCAGTAGTGGGAAACTCAACCACATGTGTGGAGCAGATTACGTCAAAGTCCAGCAGAAAGCGCCTCAAG GTATGAATATGGGAGTAGGTGAGCGCTGCTGCTCATTCGATGGTGATGCTGATCGCATCGTTTACTACTACACTGACTCTAAAGGCTGCTTCCATCTGCTGGACGGAGACAAGATCGCTACTCTCATCAGCACGTACCTCAAAGAGCTGCTCACACAG GCAGAGTTGAATTTACAGATTGCTGTTGTTCAGACAGCATATGCTAATGGGAGCTCAACTCGCTATTTGGAGGATGTCATGAAG GTCACAGTATGCTGTACGAAAACAGGGGTTAAGCACCTACATCACGCAGCGCAGGAATATGATATTGGAGTGTATTTTGAGGCAAATGGACATGGAACT GTTTTGTTcagcaaagcagcacagaaacagATTCAGGAGCTGGTGAAAGACCCGAACACAATCGATGAGAGAAAACGAGCAGTGAAACTCCTGGAGAGCACCATCAATCTGATCAACCAG ACGGTGGGAGACGCGATCTCAGATATGCTAGTGATTGAAGCAGTGTTGGCCATCAGAGGGATGTCTGCGCAAGACTGGGACGCAATTTACACAGACCTGCCCAACCGCCAACTTAAAGTCACG GTGTCAGACCGGCGTGTCATAGATACGACAGACGCAGAGAGGAGGGCTGTGAGTCCAGAGGGGCTGCAGGACACCATCGACACGCTTGTCAAGAAATACAAAAGCGCTCGGTCCTTCGTTAGACCGTCTGGAACTGAAGATGTGGTCAGGGTCTATGCTGAGGCTGACACACAG GAAAGTGCTGATAGTCTGGCTCATGAGGTCAGCCTGGCTGTGTATCGTCTTGCTGGAGGAATCGGAGACGAGCCAAAACCTCTGCACTAA
- the LOC132098325 gene encoding glial fibrillary acidic protein-like isoform X2: MSADTTLLEHLWRRARNYSFTMSHSPERLSSYRRHFEGGLTSSSTLQVRVSSPSPTRGAARHRSASYTRSGTMGRRARSGSRKSRMTSSVSMGTLCLGMGLGVAGGALDLDTAAAENQAFLSTRTSERKEMVTLNDRLAVYIEKVRSLEQSNKLLEAEIEGIKSHHVKPSGLRLLYEDQLRELRRIADQMKVQRDLAVAAKDAMAGQLEMLKVKYEEALEARKKAELEIETFRPDVDAATSARIALEKRLENLEVELEFLQRIHKKEIEELMAQIYGSVAKVDVAFSLPDLASALKQIQAQYDSIAAQNLQEMDAWYKAKFQDLNKATSRHVDTVRSIRDELTAYKREIQNKQRELDALKNRNEALLLQIQEAQERHKKEEEGLQIRIETLKEELKSIKGKIGLLLREYQELLNIKMSLEIEITTYRKLIEGEDSRLSSMVSGLSLMSVSAGSVSSVSGAISGAVSSTASEKMLSSSTIVNHNQHESVEEFTHEQAVEMTERKTVLIS; this comes from the exons ATGAGCGCGGACACAACGCTTCTGGAGCATCTCTGGAGACGCGCGAGGAACTACAGCTTCACCATGAGTCACAGCCCAGAAAGATTGTCCTCTTACCGCCGTCACTTCGAGGGTGGCCTGACCTCCTCTTCCACGCTTCAGGTCCGGGTATCCAGCCCTTCGCCCACCCGTGGAGCTGCGCGTCACCGCTCCGCCAGCTACACCCGCAGCGGCACTATGGGGCGCAGGGCGCGCTCCGGATCCCGCAAATCACGCATGACCAG CAGCGTGAGTATGGGAACGCTGTGTCTGGGCATGGGTTTGGGGGTAGCTGGGGGTGCGCTGGATCTGGACACTGCAGCCGCTGAGAACCAGGCTTTCCTCAGCACACGCACCAGCGAGAGAAAGGAGATGGTCACCCTCAATGACCGTCTAGCTGTATATATTGAGAAG GTACGCTCTCTGGAGCAGAGCAACAAGCTGCTGGAGGCAGAAATTGAGGGCATTAAGAGCCACCATGTGAAGCCGTCTGGACTTCGACTGCTTTATGAGGACCAGCTGAGGGAGCTGAGGAGGATTGCTGACCAGATGAAAGTCCAGCGG GACTTGGCAGTAGCAGCAAAGGATGCCATGGCAGGTCAGCTGGAAATGCTGAAGGTGAAATACGAGGAGGCTTTGGAGGCCAGGAAAAAGGCAGAGCTTGAAATTGAAACCTTCAGACCG GATGTGGACGCAGCCACATCCGCCCGAATTGCCTTGGAAAAACGACTGGAAAACCTGGAAGTGGAGCTTGAGTTCCTGCAGAGGATTCACAAAAAG GAAATCGAGGAGTTGATGGCTCAGATTTATGGATCTGTGGCTAAAGTAGATGTGGCCTTCTCTTTGCCCGATCTGGCATCCGCCCTCAAACAGATCCAGGCTCAATATGACAGTATCGCTGCCCAAAACCTGCAG GAGATGGACGCTTGGTATAAAGCAAAGTTTCAAGATCTAAACAAAGCTACATCACGGCATGTGGACACAGTGAGGAGCATCAGGGACGAACTCACAGCTTACAAGAGAGAG ATTCAGAATAAACAGAGAGAACTGGATGCTCTTAAAAACAGGAATGAAGCACTGCTGCTCCAGATCCAGGAAGCACAGGAGAGACACAAGAAAGAGGAGGAGGGGCTACAG ATCCGTATCGAGACTTTAAAGGAGGAACTGAAGTCTATTAAAGGGAAGATTGGGCTGTTGCTGAGAGAATATCAGGAACTGCTCAACATTAAGATGTCGCTGGAGATTGAAATCACCACATACAG GAAGCTGATAGAGGGAGAAGACAGTCGCTTGTCCAGTATGGTGAGTGGACTGTCTCTCATGAGCGTGAGTGCAGGAAGCGTCAGCAGTGTTTCTGGGGCGATCAGTGGAGCGGTGAGCTCAACCGCCTCAGAGAAGATGCTCTCAAGCAGCACAATAGTCAACCACAACCAACACGAGTCTGTGGAGGAGTTCACTCACGAGCAGGCTGTGGAGATGACCGAGAGAAAGACCGTCCTCATTAG TTAA